The Amycolatopsis japonica nucleotide sequence GAAGCGCTCGCGACCGACGGCATGCCGGGCGGCGACGTCCAGCTGCCGATGCTGCTCGCGGTGCTCGTGCTGGCCGGCGTGACCGCCGCGCTGGTCCGCACCTGGGTCCTGCGCCGCGTCTCCTGACCGCCAGGTACGCTTACCTGGACAAACCCTCCTGCCACGGACAGTCCGTGGCCGCGAGCCCATAGGAGGTGAGTGGTTGTGTCACGCCATTACGAGGTAATGGTCATCCTGGACCCCACGCTCGACGAGCGTACGGTGGCCCCGACCCTGGACAACTTCCTCAACGTGATCCGCACTTCGGGCGGAAGCGTCGAGAAGGTCGACGTCTGGGGCCGTCGCCGGCTGTCCTACGAGATCAAGAAGCACGCCGAGGGCATCTACGCGCTCCTCGACCTGAACTCGACTTCGGAAGCGGTCAAGGAGCTGGACCGTCAGCTCTCGCTGCAGGAGACCGTGCTCCGCACCAAGGTCATGCGCCGCGAGATCAAGCGCGCCGCGACCGCCGCCGCCAAGGCCTGAGCCGAAGGACTTTCCGATGGCTGGAGACACCGTCATCACGGTGATCGGCAACCTCACGTCCGACCCGGAGCTTCGCTTCACCCCTTCCGGTGCGGCGGTCGCGAACTTCACCGTCGCGTCCACCCCGCGCACGCTGGACCGTCAGTCCGGCGAGTGGAAGGACGGCGAGGCCCTGTTCCTGCGCTGCAACATCTGGCGTCAGGCGGCCGAGAACGTCGCCGAGTCGCTGACGCGTGGCGCGCGAGTCGTCGTGCAGGGGCGCCTCAAGCAGCGGTCTTTCGAGACCAAGGAAGGCGAGAAGCGCACCGTCGTCGAGCTCGAGGTCGACGAGATCGGCCCGTCGCTGCGCTACGCCACCGCCAAGGTGAACAAGGTCAGCCGTGGCACCGGTGGCGGTGGCGGCGGCTTCGGTGGTGGCGGCGGTGGCGGCCAGTCCGGCCCGCCCGCCGACGACCCGTGGGGTTCCGCCCCGCCCGCCGGTGGCGGCGGTGGCGGCGGTTTCTCCGACGAGCCGCCCTTCTGATCAGGCGATCCACCGCGGGCGCGAGCTCCGCGAGACGCCTCGAGACAACCACTACGTAGAAATTCAGGAGTAATACCGTGGCCAAGCCACCCATCCGCAAGCCCAAGAAGAAGGTCTGCGTGTTCTGCAAGGCCGAGAAGAAGGGCCGCCCGGAGAACATCGACTACAAGGACACCAACCTGCTTCGGAAGTACATCTCCGACCGCGGGAAGATCCGTGCCCGTCGTGTGACCGGCAACTGCAGCCAGCACCAGCGTGACATCGCCATCGCGGTCAAGAACTCCCGCGAAATGGCGCTGCTGCCCTACACCTCGACCGCGCGCTAAGGAGGCACGTCAATGGCGAAGATCATTCTCACCACCGACGTCGCCAACCTCGGTGGGCCCGGCGACATCGTCGAGGTCAAGGACGGCTACGCACGCAACTACCTGCTCCCCCGCGGCTACGCCATCGTGGCCACCAAGGGCGCGGAGAAGAACGTGCGCACGATCAAGCGGGCGCAGGAGAGCCGTCGCATCCGCGACCTCGACCACGCCAAGGAGATCAAGGCGACCCTGGAGGGCCTCGGCGCCATCCAGCTGAGCGGCAAGGCGGCCGAGGGCTCGAAGAAGCTCTTCGGTTCGATCACCACCGCCGAGATCGTGGACGCGATCAAGGCCGCGGGTGGCCCGCTGCTCGACAAGCGCGTCATCGAGCTGAAGGACCACATCAAGACCGTGGGCAAGCACTCGGTCGGCGCCCGTCTGCACCCCGACGTCCGCGTCGACGTGCGGCTCGAGGTCAAGGCCAAGTAACACCGCTTCGGCACAGGGCGGGACGTCTCCATTCCGGAGGTGTCCCGCCCTTTGTTTTACGGGGAACCCCACCCCTTCGGGCCACGTCTTAAGCTTGACTGGGGATCAAGGCATTATCGAGACTCGACGTCGAGGCACGGGGAGATCTGGACGCATGGCTTACGACAGCAACGCCGAGCAGAACCGGCAAGAGAAGGTCACGGTGTCCGCGCCCGCCAATCCGGACACGACGAAGTCGGGCGGGGGTGGCGGCGGGTTCACCTTCGACAAGGACAAGATCGACGGCATCATCAAGAAGTGGACGGATCTGCAGGCCGAGCTCAAGCGGGACTACGCCGACGCGAACCTGATGGCGAACGTCAAGGCGCCCGGCAAGGAGTTCGCGAGCGGCGACTGGGAGAAGCTGGCCAACCCGTCGGGCAAGGCGTTCCTGGAGCAGAACCAGAAGATGCAGGACTACGTCAAGAACTACATCGACCAGCTGACCGCCGCCAAGCAGAAGATCGCCACGAACGAGGCCGAAACGCAGGCTTCGCTCAACAAGCACAAGGCCGTGTGATGCGACGTTCCCTCGTTCTCCTCCTGGCCGCGGGCGCGCTGGTCGCCGGCTGTTCGGGCACCAAGAACGGCACCGCCTCTTCGGAGCCGTCCTACACGACCGGGCCCGGTGCCTCCAGCGCGTCGAGCGGCTCGTCCGGCTCCGCGCCCAAGGTGTCGAACCCGTTGAAGACCTCGTCGATCGAGAGCGACGCCTGTTCGGCGCTTTCCGCGGCGAAGCGGACCGAGCTCGGTCTCGGCGAAGGCGAGCGGCGGACCACGAGCGTCGGGCCCGGCTGCTCGATCTTCGCCGCCGACGACAAGCTGAACCAGATCGAGATCAGCCCGGTGCTCGCGAACAAGAACGGCCTGAGCGACGTCTACGACACGAAGGCCAACAACGAGTACTTCGAGCCGACCGAGGTCGCGGGCTACCCGGCGGTGTACGCCGCGTCGCTCGACCACCGCAAGAACGGCAAATGCGGTCTGTTCGTCGGCGTGACCGACCAGCTGTCCGTGAACATCCTGGTGCAGTACGACAACGGGCCCGGCGCGAGTGATCCGTGCCCGGTCGCGCTCAAAGTGGGGGAAGCGATGATCGAGACGTTGAAGGAGGGCTGACGCGTGTTCCTGCTGCCGATCATCGCCGGGTATTCGGCCTACAACCTGGCGACCACGAAATCCGGCGACTTCGAAGCGTCCGGCGGCGATCGCAAGATCGACTGCTACAACATCTGGGAGAAGATCGTCACCGGTCCGGGTACCGGGTCGATCCAGGAGGGCCAGGCCGCCGCGACCCGGCTCAAAGCCGGCTACCAGGACAGGCTGACCACCATCGACAACCTGTCGAAGGAGATGGACGCCGCCTGGACCGGCAAGAGCGCCGAAGCCGCGCAGCAGTCGGGTGCGCATCCGCTGCGGACGTGGATGGAGGACTCCGGCAAGAAGCTGGTGGACTCCGACAAGTACCTCGGTGAGCAGAACACCGCCTTCACCACGGTGAAGGCGAAGGTGCAGCAGGTCCCGAAGGACCCGCCGAAGAACAACCTGCTCAACTCCATCACCCCGTGGACCACCGACACCGACCGCGCGATCCGGGACTACAACCAAAAGGGTCAAGCGAACGTCGACGCGTTCAACGAGTACTTCAAGGCCAGTTCCGAGAACGGTAAGAAGCTGCCCACCTACAACAAGATGGAGGGGCAGAACACCAACGTCGACGTCAACGGCGGCGGCAAGGACAAGAACGGCAAGGACAAGGACGGCAGCGGCCAGGGCGACCGGAACGGGAACAACGGCATGCCGGGCATCTCGACGCCGCCCGGTTCGATGCCGCCCGGCGGGATGCCGAGCGTCCCGAGCCCGAACATCCCCGGTTCGAACATGCCGGGCATCGGCACGCCGGGATCGAACCTTCCGGGCAGCAATCTGCCCGGGTCGAACCTGCCGGGTTCGAACCTGCCCGGCGGCCAGTACAACCCGAACATCCCCGGCAGCAACTACAAGCCGCCGTCCTGGGACGACGGGACGAACGCGTCCGGCTACACCCCGCCGAAGATCCCCGGCGCCGGTGGCTTCGGCCCGGGTGGTGGCGGCGGAGGCGCCGGTGGCGGCTTCGGTGGCACCGACATCCCCGGTGCGGGCGGCTTCGGCCCGGACGGTGGCTTCGGTCCTGGTGGCGGCTTCGGCCCCGGCGGCGGAAGTGGCGCGGCCTTGCCCGGCAACGCGGGTGCCATGGGTGGCGCCGGCATGGGCGGCGGCGCCGGTGGCTCCGGTTCCGGAGCGGGCCGCGGTGCCGGCGGCATGATGGGCGGCATGGGCGGTATGGGAGCCGGTGGCGCCAAGGGGAAGGGCGGCGAAGACGAGGAGCGCAGCTCCAAGTTCCTCGTCGGCGACGACCCCAACGAGATCTTCGGAACCGACGAACTCACCGCACCGCCGGTGATCGGCGAGTAGTCATCACGAGCGGGCCGGGCGCGTGCCAAGATTGGGGCCGCGCCCGGCTTGTCTTGTTCCGGGCTGGACGAACAGAACGACTAGGGGGCAGTTCCGGTGCTGGACAAACAGGTCACGATCACGACCGGCACCCTCATCACGCTGATCCACCGCCGAGGCGGCGAACCGCACACGATCCTGTCGGAAACCCCCACTTGGTACGACGAGGACGCGCAGCGGGCCGAGGACGAGCGGACCAACGAGGAACTGGCGAGCCAGGGTCTCTTCGGCGCGCGAGGACTGCACCCCGGTTTCAAGGCGACGCTCGAAGCGATCGCCAGGCCGACGCTGGAGTACTACGGCTGGGTCGACGGCGGGTTCGAGGGGAAGGCGCTGAGCTTCAGTCTGCTCGCGGGGAGCGCGGGCGGCGAGGGTTTCGTGCTCGCCCGGCACAGCGAGCACGACGGCGTCGCGCTGGCCTCCGTGCGGCCCGAAGAGCTGCTCACCGAGTTCCTCGACCAGATCCCGAAGCTCGCGCCGGGACGCGGCCGTCCGATCGCCGTCCCGAAGAGTCAGGTCGAGGCTCCGCGCTCGTCGTCGACGGCGCAGGACGAGGGCTTCGAGGTGCTTCGCAGCGGGCGGCAGAGCACGGGCAGCCAGGAGGCCGACGAGCTTCGCCGCATCCTCGCGTTACGCCGTTTGGGGAGTGGAAGCCTCTACGTCGCGGCCCGCGGCCGGAGTGGCGCGCGGCAGCGGATCGAACGCCCGGTGAACTACATCGATACGACCGAGGGCCGGTGGCTGACCGAAGAGGTACCGGGGAGTGGCGAGCCGAGGATCGCCTTCACACCCGCCGACCAGCAGGTTCTCGGAGAACGACTACGGAGCGCACAGGGCAGGTTGTTCGCGTCCTGAATTCCGGCCCGTTCAGCCCGGCGGGTCAGCCCTCTACCCTCCGTAGCATTCATCCACAGGGCACCCCTGTGCGCCCGCGTGCGACACGCCGAACGACGACTTTTGCCCGACACGCCGTCGCGAGGTGAATAAAGTTCTCCACAGACTCTCCACAGGGCCTGACCAGCACTTTTGTCAGACCATCCCAGCGTTGCCCACAAGTTGTACACAGGGTTTGGGTCACCTGTGAAGGGATGCCCGCAGTCATCCCCAGGTTATCCACAGGGCGGTCCCCAGGCGAAATTGCGCTCGTCCTTTCGGGGGGCTTAGCGTGCCCGCCGGGCCGGTACACACCGTGGTGGTCGTCCGGCCGAAAAGGGGAAGACAGGGGAGAGTCCGGAGCCGCGGGAGGGGCGGACGGGCGCGGGCGGACCGACCGGGGAAATTCTGGCATAATCGAACGCGTGTTCGATGTCTTGAGGAGGTGGCAGCAGCGGTGGCGCTGACCGACGACCGCAATCCGATGTACGCGGAGTCCGACCCGGGTCCCAGCGACCCCGGTCCGCGTGGCGGTGAATACGACCGCCAGCCTCCGCAGGACATCGCGGCCGAGCAATCCGTGCTCGGCGGCATGCTGCTGTCGAAGGACGCCGTCGCCGACGTCATCGAAGCCCTCGGCCCCGACGACTTCTACCGTCCCGCGCATCAAGCGATCTACGACGTCATCCTCGATCTCTACGGCCGAGGCGAACCCGCCGACCCGATCACCGTCTCCGCCGAGCTGGAACGCCGCGGCGAGCTGGGCCGGGTCGGTGGCGCCCCGTATCTGCACACCCTGATCGCGACGGTGCCGACGGCGGCGAACGCCGGGTACTACGCCGAGATCGTCTCCGAGAAGGCGGTGCTGCGGCGCCTGGTCGAGGCGGGCACGCGGATCGTGCAGTACGGCTACGGCGCGGCCGCGGCCGACGGCGCGAACATCGACGAGGTCGTCGACCGCGCGCAGGCCGCGATCTACGACGTCACCGAGCGGCGCACCAGCGAGGACTACGTCGCGCTCGAAGAGCTGCTCCAGCCGACCATGGACGAGATCGACGCGATCGCGTCGCGCGGCGGGCAGTCGCAGGGCATCCCGACCGGGTTCGCCGATTTCGACGACCTGACCAACGGCCTGCACCCCGGCCAGATGATCATCGTCGCGGCGCGGCCCGGTGTCGGGAAATCGACGCTGGGACTCGATTTCGCGCGTTCGGCGTCCATCAAACACGGTCTGACCAGCGTCATCTTCTCGCTGGAAATGAGCAGGACCGAGATCGTCATGCGCATGCTCTCGGCCGAGGCTCGGATCCGCCTGGCGGATATGCGCGGTGGCAAGATGTCCGACGACGACTGGACGCGGCTCGCGCGCCGGATGAGCGAGGTCTCCGAAGCGCCGCTGTTCGTCGACGACTCGCCGAACATGACGATGATGGAGATCCGCGCGAAGGCCCGGCGGCTCAAGCAGCGCAACGACCTCAAACTCGTCGTCCTCGACTATCTCCAGCTGATGACCTCGGGTAAGCGCGTCGAGTCGCGGCAGCAGGAGGTCTCGGAGTTCTCGCGGCAGATGAAGCTGCTGGCGAAGGAGATCGAGGTCCCGGTGATCGCGATCAGCCAGCTGAACCGTGGTCCCGAGCAGCGGACCGACAAACGCCCGATGCTGTCCGACCTCCGTGAGTCCGGCTCGCTGGAGCAGGACGCCGACCTCGTCATCCTGGTCAACCGCCCCGACGCCTGGGAGCGGGACGACCCGCGGGCGGGTGAGGCGGACCTGATCATCGCGAAGCACCGTGCCGGGCCGACGGCGACGATCACCGTGGCGCACCAGCTGCACTACAGCCGCTTCGTCGACCTGTCACACGACTAAAGCAAGAACTCGAAGACGTCCTTGGTGAACCGCCGATCGCTCATCACGGTGTGGTGCCGTCGGCCCGGGTAGACCTTGAGATCGCCGCGGCGCGTCTTGTCGGCCACCCGCTCGGCGAGTTCGAGCGGGTAGAGGGCGTCCCGCGAGCCGGCGATCACCAAGGTGGGCGCGGTGATCTCGCCGAGCCGGTCTTCGATGTCGAAGGCGTCCTCGGCCCGCAGCATGGCCACCATGCCGTTCGGGTCCGCCGGACGGCCGGAGGTCAGCGCCAGCAGACCGGCCAGCAGTGCGCGCCCCGGCCGGGATTCCGCGACCGTGGGCGCCAACGCCATGGCCGCGGCCCGGTGCCGTCCGGCGGCCAGGAGATCCGCGTACTCGCGCTGGACGCGGCGGCCGGTCGAGCCGAGGCGGGTGCCCGCGGCGCCGACCACCAGGTTTCGCACCAGGCCGGGGTGGTCGGCGGCGAACTGCAGCGCCAGGCAACCGGCGGTGGACACGCCGAGCACGTCGACCGGGCCGTCGAACCGTTCCCGCAGCTCTTCGGCGTGGTGCGCGGCGAGGTCGGCCATGGTGACGCCGGGTTCGAGCCCCGGCCGCCGTCCGACCGTCAGCACGGTGAACCGCGCGGCCAGCGGTTTGAGGGAACGCACCTCCGCCCAGCGGGCGACGCCGGTGGGGTTGGCCGAGTCGGGCAGCACCGTCCGGAAGA carries:
- the rplI gene encoding 50S ribosomal protein L9, which translates into the protein MAKIILTTDVANLGGPGDIVEVKDGYARNYLLPRGYAIVATKGAEKNVRTIKRAQESRRIRDLDHAKEIKATLEGLGAIQLSGKAAEGSKKLFGSITTAEIVDAIKAAGGPLLDKRVIELKDHIKTVGKHSVGARLHPDVRVDVRLEVKAK
- the rpsR gene encoding 30S ribosomal protein S18 translates to MAKPPIRKPKKKVCVFCKAEKKGRPENIDYKDTNLLRKYISDRGKIRARRVTGNCSQHQRDIAIAVKNSREMALLPYTSTAR
- the rpsF gene encoding 30S ribosomal protein S6, encoding MSRHYEVMVILDPTLDERTVAPTLDNFLNVIRTSGGSVEKVDVWGRRRLSYEIKKHAEGIYALLDLNSTSEAVKELDRQLSLQETVLRTKVMRREIKRAATAAAKA
- a CDS encoding alpha/beta fold hydrolase, with the translated sequence MREGVLAGGAPYFEFGTGSPLVVFRTVLPDSANPTGVARWAEVRSLKPLAARFTVLTVGRRPGLEPGVTMADLAAHHAEELRERFDGPVDVLGVSTAGCLALQFAADHPGLVRNLVVGAAGTRLGSTGRRVQREYADLLAAGRHRAAAMALAPTVAESRPGRALLAGLLALTSGRPADPNGMVAMLRAEDAFDIEDRLGEITAPTLVIAGSRDALYPLELAERVADKTRRGDLKVYPGRRHHTVMSDRRFTKDVFEFLL
- a CDS encoding DUF3558 domain-containing protein; the encoded protein is MRRSLVLLLAAGALVAGCSGTKNGTASSEPSYTTGPGASSASSGSSGSAPKVSNPLKTSSIESDACSALSAAKRTELGLGEGERRTTSVGPGCSIFAADDKLNQIEISPVLANKNGLSDVYDTKANNEYFEPTEVAGYPAVYAASLDHRKNGKCGLFVGVTDQLSVNILVQYDNGPGASDPCPVALKVGEAMIETLKEG
- a CDS encoding ESX secretion-associated protein EspG, whose protein sequence is MLDKQVTITTGTLITLIHRRGGEPHTILSETPTWYDEDAQRAEDERTNEELASQGLFGARGLHPGFKATLEAIARPTLEYYGWVDGGFEGKALSFSLLAGSAGGEGFVLARHSEHDGVALASVRPEELLTEFLDQIPKLAPGRGRPIAVPKSQVEAPRSSSTAQDEGFEVLRSGRQSTGSQEADELRRILALRRLGSGSLYVAARGRSGARQRIERPVNYIDTTEGRWLTEEVPGSGEPRIAFTPADQQVLGERLRSAQGRLFAS
- the dnaB gene encoding replicative DNA helicase, which codes for MALTDDRNPMYAESDPGPSDPGPRGGEYDRQPPQDIAAEQSVLGGMLLSKDAVADVIEALGPDDFYRPAHQAIYDVILDLYGRGEPADPITVSAELERRGELGRVGGAPYLHTLIATVPTAANAGYYAEIVSEKAVLRRLVEAGTRIVQYGYGAAAADGANIDEVVDRAQAAIYDVTERRTSEDYVALEELLQPTMDEIDAIASRGGQSQGIPTGFADFDDLTNGLHPGQMIIVAARPGVGKSTLGLDFARSASIKHGLTSVIFSLEMSRTEIVMRMLSAEARIRLADMRGGKMSDDDWTRLARRMSEVSEAPLFVDDSPNMTMMEIRAKARRLKQRNDLKLVVLDYLQLMTSGKRVESRQQEVSEFSRQMKLLAKEIEVPVIAISQLNRGPEQRTDKRPMLSDLRESGSLEQDADLVILVNRPDAWERDDPRAGEADLIIAKHRAGPTATITVAHQLHYSRFVDLSHD
- a CDS encoding PPE domain-containing protein: MFLLPIIAGYSAYNLATTKSGDFEASGGDRKIDCYNIWEKIVTGPGTGSIQEGQAAATRLKAGYQDRLTTIDNLSKEMDAAWTGKSAEAAQQSGAHPLRTWMEDSGKKLVDSDKYLGEQNTAFTTVKAKVQQVPKDPPKNNLLNSITPWTTDTDRAIRDYNQKGQANVDAFNEYFKASSENGKKLPTYNKMEGQNTNVDVNGGGKDKNGKDKDGSGQGDRNGNNGMPGISTPPGSMPPGGMPSVPSPNIPGSNMPGIGTPGSNLPGSNLPGSNLPGSNLPGGQYNPNIPGSNYKPPSWDDGTNASGYTPPKIPGAGGFGPGGGGGGAGGGFGGTDIPGAGGFGPDGGFGPGGGFGPGGGSGAALPGNAGAMGGAGMGGGAGGSGSGAGRGAGGMMGGMGGMGAGGAKGKGGEDEERSSKFLVGDDPNEIFGTDELTAPPVIGE
- a CDS encoding single-stranded DNA-binding protein; its protein translation is MAGDTVITVIGNLTSDPELRFTPSGAAVANFTVASTPRTLDRQSGEWKDGEALFLRCNIWRQAAENVAESLTRGARVVVQGRLKQRSFETKEGEKRTVVELEVDEIGPSLRYATAKVNKVSRGTGGGGGGFGGGGGGGQSGPPADDPWGSAPPAGGGGGGGFSDEPPF